One window of Lawsonibacter asaccharolyticus genomic DNA carries:
- a CDS encoding cysteine synthase A, producing the protein MGKIYTSVDQLIGGTPLLELTHLERELGLSARILGKLESFNPGGSAKDRIAKSMLDDGEARGILKSGSVIIEPTSGNTGIGLALVAAARGYRAIIVMPDTMSQERRQLLLAYGAEVVLTEGRLGMAGAIARAEELAREIPGSFIPGQFENPANPAAHRTSTGPEIWADTDGTVDIFVAGVGSGGTITGVGEYLRSRRPDVQIVAVEPASSPVLSGGTPGPHAIQGIGAGFVPQALDTGIYDEIIQVEDQDALAMGGRLGRLEGVLVGISSGAAVWAAVQLARRPENRGKTIVALLPDTGEHYLSTPMYGD; encoded by the coding sequence ATGGGAAAGATCTATACCTCAGTAGATCAGCTGATCGGGGGGACGCCCCTGCTGGAGCTGACGCATCTTGAGCGGGAGCTGGGCCTGAGCGCCCGCATCCTGGGGAAGCTGGAGAGCTTCAACCCCGGCGGGTCCGCCAAGGACCGCATCGCCAAATCCATGCTGGACGACGGGGAGGCCCGGGGCATTCTGAAATCCGGCTCTGTCATCATCGAGCCCACCTCGGGCAACACAGGCATCGGTCTGGCACTGGTGGCCGCCGCCCGGGGCTATCGGGCCATCATCGTCATGCCGGACACCATGAGCCAGGAGCGGCGTCAGCTCCTGCTGGCCTATGGGGCCGAGGTGGTGCTGACCGAGGGCCGGCTGGGCATGGCGGGGGCCATCGCCAGGGCGGAGGAGCTGGCCCGGGAGATCCCTGGCAGCTTCATCCCCGGCCAATTTGAAAACCCAGCCAATCCCGCCGCCCACCGCACCTCCACCGGCCCGGAGATCTGGGCGGACACCGACGGGACGGTGGACATCTTCGTGGCCGGGGTGGGCTCTGGCGGCACCATCACCGGAGTGGGCGAGTACCTGAGATCCCGCAGGCCGGACGTACAGATCGTGGCAGTGGAACCCGCCTCCTCCCCCGTGCTCAGCGGTGGAACGCCGGGGCCCCACGCCATCCAGGGCATCGGGGCCGGCTTCGTCCCTCAGGCGCTGGACACCGGGATCTATGACGAGATCATCCAGGTGGAGGACCAGGACGCCCTGGCCATGGGCGGCCGGCTGGGCCGGCTGGAAGGGGTGCTGGTTGGCATCTCCTCCGGCGCAGCGGTCTGGGCCGCAGTGCAGCTGGCCCGGCGGCCGGAGAACCGGGGCAAGACCATCGTGGCCCTGCTCCCCGACACCGGAGAGCACTATCTTTCCACCCCCATGTACGGGGACTGA
- a CDS encoding transcriptional regulator MarR family has translation MQDRSEIFRRIKQQYFREQLAPLGFQPMDGMILYLLWGGNCLRQEDIAAQTALDKGAVARSVARLEERGLVERWVSDQCRREKQVSLTPAGEERAGAVQKILESWNDICCRGFSSEERTLYNSFLSRIIENVMQYKRGEEGDDG, from the coding sequence ATGCAGGACCGGAGCGAGATTTTCCGCCGCATCAAGCAGCAGTATTTTCGAGAGCAGCTGGCGCCTCTGGGATTCCAGCCTATGGACGGCATGATACTCTACCTTCTGTGGGGCGGAAACTGCCTGCGTCAGGAGGACATCGCGGCCCAGACCGCCCTGGATAAGGGGGCAGTAGCCCGGAGTGTGGCCCGTCTGGAGGAGCGTGGCTTAGTGGAGCGCTGGGTGAGTGACCAGTGCCGGCGTGAGAAGCAGGTCTCCCTTACCCCGGCTGGGGAGGAGCGCGCTGGGGCCGTCCAGAAGATCCTGGAGAGCTGGAACGACATCTGCTGCCGGGGGTTCTCCTCCGAGGAACGGACACTGTATAACAGCTTTTTGTCCCGGATCATCGAAAATGTCATGCAATACAAAAGAGGAGAGGAAGGGGACGATGGTTAA
- a CDS encoding delta-lactam-biosynthetic de-N-acetylase, with amino-acid sequence MDHTRRTALLSAAALCLVLGGLFWLAVREDTPVPAAAPAAVAASTDNWGLSFQTEGEPPVGNATAQSLAQYDAYYVGDTTQKVLYLTFDCGYENGYTAQILDVLKDHQAPAAFFVVGHMIQSSPDLIRRMVQEGHIVGNHTFHHPDMSAISDQSKFQQELEELEQLYQETTGQTLPRFYRPPQGKYSEENLRQAQALGYRTVFWSLAYVDWYVDDQPTAEEAFSKLIPRIHNGAIVLLHSTSRTNAEILDELLTRWEDMGYTFASLEDLPDQTA; translated from the coding sequence ATGGACCACACACGCCGAACCGCGCTGCTGTCCGCAGCTGCGCTCTGCCTGGTACTGGGAGGGCTGTTCTGGCTGGCTGTGCGGGAGGACACTCCCGTCCCCGCTGCCGCCCCGGCGGCAGTGGCCGCCTCCACCGACAACTGGGGCCTGTCCTTCCAGACTGAGGGGGAACCCCCTGTGGGCAACGCCACCGCCCAGTCCCTGGCCCAATACGACGCCTACTATGTGGGGGACACGACCCAGAAGGTCCTCTACCTCACCTTTGACTGCGGATATGAGAACGGCTACACCGCCCAGATCCTGGACGTGCTGAAGGACCATCAGGCCCCGGCCGCCTTCTTTGTAGTGGGACACATGATCCAGTCCTCCCCCGACCTAATCCGCCGTATGGTTCAGGAGGGGCACATCGTGGGCAACCACACCTTCCACCATCCGGACATGTCCGCCATCTCGGACCAGAGCAAATTTCAGCAGGAGCTGGAGGAGCTGGAACAGCTGTACCAGGAGACCACTGGCCAGACCCTCCCCCGGTTCTACCGCCCTCCGCAGGGAAAATACAGCGAGGAGAATCTGCGCCAGGCCCAGGCCCTGGGCTACCGCACCGTGTTCTGGAGCCTGGCCTATGTGGACTGGTACGTGGATGACCAGCCCACGGCGGAGGAGGCCTTCTCCAAACTCATCCCCCGCATCCACAATGGGGCCATCGTGCTGCTCCACTCCACCTCCCGGACCAACGCCGAGATCCTGGACGAGCTGCTCACCCGCTGGGAGGACATGGGCTACACCTTCGCCTCCCTGGAGGACCTGCCTGACCAGACGGCATAA